A genomic window from Salvia splendens isolate huo1 chromosome 11, SspV2, whole genome shotgun sequence includes:
- the LOC121754193 gene encoding chitinase-like protein 2 codes for MAGIAITILALTAAAGFWGVEAESSKQIIVKTVKGQKLCDQGWECKGLSKYCCNQTISDFFQTYQFEDLFAKRNSPVAHAVGFWDYKSFITSAALYQPHGFGTTGGPETQAKEVAAFLGHVGAKTSCGYGVATGGPEAWGLCYNKEMSPDKDYCDDYFKYDYPCSPGAQYYGRGAIPLYWNYNYGAAGEALKQDLLNHPEYIEQNATLAFQAAIWRWMTPPKKGLPSAHDAFVGTWKPTKNDTLAKRIPGFGTTMNVLYGDSVCGQGDVDQMNTIISHYQHYLDLMGIGREKAGPHEQLTCAEQEPFTVASKSSSS; via the exons ATGGCGGGTATCGCGATCACAATCCTAGCTCTGACTGCGGCGGCAGGCTTTTGGGGGGTGGAGGCGGAATCGTCGAAGCAGATAATCGTGAAAACAGTCAAGGGGCAGAAGTTGTGCGATCAAGGGTGGGAGTGTAAAGGCCTTTCCAAATACTGCTGCAATCAAACCATCTCCGATTTCTTCCAGACCTATCAGTTTGAGGATCTCTTCGCCAAGAGGAATTCGCCTGTCGCCCACGCCGTCGGATTTTGGGACTACAAGTCCTTCATCACCTCCGCCGCCCTCTACCAGCCGCACGGCTTCGGCACCACCGGAGGCCCTGAGACGCAGGCGAAGGAGGTCGCAGCTTTCCTCGGCCACGTCGGCGCCAAAACCTCAT GTGGTTATGGGGTAGCCACCGGAGGACCGGAGGCGTGGGGACTGTGCTACAACAAGGAGATGAGTCCTGACAAAGACTACTGCGACGACTACTTCAAATACGACTACCCTTGCTCCCCGGGTGCCCAATACTATGGCCGTGGCGCCATACCTCTCTACTG GAACTACAACTATGGGGCGGCCGGTGAAGCCCTCAAGCAAGACTTGCTCAACCATCCCGAATACATTGAGCAGAACGCCACTCTTGCCTTCCAAGCCGCTATCTGGAGGTGGATGACCCCTCCCAAGAAGGGCCTTCCCTCTGCTCACGATGCCTTTGTGGGGACGTGGAAGCCCACCAAGAACGACACTTTGGCCAAACGCATCCCCGGCTTTGGAACCACCATGAATGTTCTCTACGGGGATAGTGTTTGTGGGCAGGGTGATGTTGATCAGATGAACACCATCATCTCTCACTACCAGCACTATCTTGACCTGATGGGCATTGGCCGGGAGAAGGCCGGGCCTCACGAGCAGCTCACGTGCGCTGAGCAGGAACCCTTCACCGTAGCCTCTAAATCATCGTCTTCTTGA
- the LOC121754194 gene encoding uncharacterized protein LOC121754194 — MASAKSSRFASSKQCGVGSSIAAALFISPNKPQSTTQPGMRFLNIEVLDDTALIDTSLFSQQSNKATRPRKDWKIKNIKKGNNSYSYSYSYSYSRAEMLALNLHHPHSTKWAQVYRALPAEYDQLLAFSPRPIFTNDGRGATAIRKRRSPLKISVH, encoded by the exons ATGGCGAGTGCGAAATCGTCCCGTTTCGCGAGCAGCAAGCAGTGCGGCGTGGGAAGCTCCATCGCGGCGGCATTGTTCATCTCCCCCAACAAGCCTCAATCAACTACTCAACCAGGAATGCGATTCCTCAACATCGAGGTGCTCGACGACACTGCGCTCATCGACACCTCCCTCTTCTCCCAACAATCCAACAAAGCTACTCGCCCTCGAAAGGATTGGAAGATCAAGAACATCAAGAAAGGGAATAACTCCTATTCCTATTCCTATTCCTATTCCTATTCCAGGGCGGAGATGCTCGCTCTCAATCTCCACCACCCTCACTCTACCAAGTGGGCCCAGGTTTACCGCGCCCTCCCCGCCGAGTACGACCAGCTCCTCGCCTTCTCTCCTCGCCCCATCTTCACCAACg ATGGCCGTGGTGCGACTGCAATCCGGAAAAGAAGAAGCCCTCTCAAGATCTCTGTGCATTGA
- the LOC121756417 gene encoding PTI1-like tyrosine-protein kinase 3, with the protein MRRWLCCTCQVEESYHPDENEHLKSPRDNGDGYQRGSKVSAPVKPEVQKAVPPIEVPSLSLEELKEKTDNFGSKSLIGEGSYGRVYFAQLNDGKEVAVKKLDVSSEPDSNVEFLTQVSMVSRLKHENLVELLGYCVDGNIRVLAYEFATMGSLHDILHGRKGVQGAQPGPTLDWMQRVRIAVDAARGLEYLHEKVQPSVIHRDIRSSNVLLFEDYKAKVADFNLSNQAPDMAARLHSTRVLGTFGYHAPEYAMTGQLTQKSDVYSFGVVLLELLTGRKPVDHTMPRGQQSLVTWATPRLSEDKVKQCVDPKLKDYPPKGVAKLAAVAALCVQYEAEFRPNMSIVVKALQPLLKSTVPAPET; encoded by the exons ATGCGTAGGTGGTTGTGCTGCACCTGTCAAGTAGAGGAGTCCTATCATCCCGACGAAAATGAGCACCTCAAGAGCCCAAGGGATAATGGTGAtg GGTATCAAAGAGGCTCAAAGGTATCTGCTCCGGTGAAACCTGAAGTTCAGAAGGCAGTACCTCCTATTGAGGTACCTTCTCTCTCCCTCGAGGAACTGAAGGAGAAAACAGACAATTTTGGATCAAAGTCACTTATTGGTGAAGGATCATATGGGAGAGTTTACTTCGCACAATTGAACGATGGGAAAGAGGTTGCTGTCAAGAAGCTTGATGTCTCTTCTGAGCCTGATTCAAATGTCGAGTTCTTGACTCAG GTTTCGATGGTATCAAGATTGAAGCATGAAAATCTTGTTGAATTGCTTGGCTACTGTGTCGATGGCAATATCCGTGTCTTAGCTTATGAATTTGCCACCATGGGATCTCTTCACGACATTCTCCATG GAAGGAAAGGAGTGCAAGGGGCACAACCTGGTCCTACACTTGACTGGATGCAACGGGTTAGAATTGCTGTTGATGCTGCCAGGGGTTTGGAGTATTTGCATGAGAAGGTTCAGCCATCAGTTATTCATAGAGATATCAGATCCAGCAATGTACTTCTTTTTGAAGACTACAAGGCGAAGGTTGCTGACTTTAACCTTTCAAATCAAGCTCCTGACATGGCTGCCCGGCTTCATTCAACTCGTGTTCTGGGAACCTTTGGTTATCATGCTCCAGA GTATGCAATGACCGGACAGCTGACACAGAAAAGTGATGTTTATAGCTTTGGGGTTGTTCTGCTTGAGCTTCTGACTGGAAGGAAGCCTGTTGATCATACCATGCCTCGTGGACAGCAGAGTCTTGTTACTTGG GCCACACCAAGATTGAGTGAGGACAAAGTAAAACAATGTGTTGACCCAAAACTCAAGGACTATCCACCAAAGGGGGTAGCcaag TTGGCAGCTGTTGCAGCATTGTGTGTGCAGTACGAAGCAGAGTTCCGTCCGAATATGAGCATTGTTGTGAAGGCTCTGCAGCCTCTTCTGAAGTCAACTGTCCCTGCTCCTGAGACTTGA